The proteins below are encoded in one region of Bosea sp. BIWAKO-01:
- a CDS encoding autotransporter outer membrane beta-barrel domain-containing protein, protein MSTGPERQYSGMRRAWLASVSALAMLGALSATPALAIDVANQSDWNAAVAAVAAAGAGSTTTINITNGFTLTSSLAQLQASNANVTVNITGNSQVIDGAAAFQGIQVNGANAPTVNISNLSITNTAARGGKGQNGQNGFFSSGLSYGAGGGGGGGLGAGGGLLVGSGANVTIAEVSFSGNAATGGAGGNGGVAQNIASDPVSGGNGGAGGAANNGAATGGGGAGGLGGNTGTQGTAGTTGSSFGDGGGGGGGSGTHNSTSYTSNNPGGGGNAGGGGGRPGGDGVANNNGSQGPGSDGGSGGNGGAGRGGAVYVATGGSLTILDSTISGVSVTGGTGGSNGVGQGPSSINGSPGLAGSASGAAIYLSGVTANIGVSSGTVTYANTIGGTGLTSGGVSTALNKTGAGTLTLSGANDFIGNVNISGGRLSISATGNLGNIANDLVLSNGGVLAVTATTTLAAARTFSVTGSGGIDVAGGTTTTVQGVISNGTSAGSLVKTGNGTLTLSGVNTYTGTTFITAGTLTITGGRAISDAGRIEIASGATLDVAQSETIGFLSGASGAQVIIANGQTLTTEDNTGSVFAGTISGAGSLNQNFAGTTAISGTSTYTGPTSVTVGTLVVNGSIASSSSLTVNAGATLGGSGQVPGTTIYGTLAPGNSPGTITVNGNLTLGAGSTYIAEVQGAVSDRVNVTGTATLAGTLRIVPLGGPYTFNSAYTLLSAAGGRSGTFGTTDVTSSFGDGVTSAVSYTANDVLLTLTPKAMTTLGVTAPLNAYAVAAGLDRAVAGGADPSALFGIYNLPAAAIPGAVNQLSGEAHTAAPAMAVSAADQFLRAMLDPFAAGRGSAGAAPGEASFSGLVRKGADAPTAPAFLDPPPYTVWGAAFGSVGRTDGSARVGSAKRDLDDAHLAVGADVRIMPGTVAGFAVSGGSARSSLSGGLGKAEADVFQAGLYGTTRLGPVNLAAAFGYGRLENEIKRAIPVLGSALSSSYATTAWSGRLQASAAVLSWNGLTFSPLAALQAIQARSPALTEANWAGANAGALTLARRNDITSRSELGLQLDYASGLNGLPVAGYLRASWAHYYQRDAGLSASIAGLTGAGFAVEGARPARNSALLAAGLDLKLSPSVTLGARLDGELSGSTNRLGGQAQIRVSF, encoded by the coding sequence ATGTCTACGGGACCCGAGCGCCAATATTCCGGCATGCGGCGGGCCTGGTTGGCCAGCGTATCGGCGCTCGCCATGCTTGGAGCCCTGTCGGCAACGCCGGCATTGGCGATCGATGTCGCGAACCAGAGCGACTGGAACGCGGCCGTTGCGGCCGTGGCTGCGGCGGGGGCCGGCTCCACGACCACGATCAACATCACCAACGGCTTTACACTGACGAGCTCGCTCGCCCAGCTCCAGGCGAGCAACGCCAATGTCACGGTGAACATCACTGGTAACAGCCAGGTGATCGATGGTGCGGCGGCCTTTCAAGGCATCCAGGTCAATGGCGCCAATGCGCCGACCGTCAACATCTCCAACCTGTCGATCACCAACACCGCCGCGCGCGGCGGCAAGGGACAAAACGGCCAGAACGGCTTCTTCAGCAGCGGCCTGTCCTATGGCGCGGGCGGCGGCGGCGGCGGCGGCCTCGGTGCCGGCGGCGGCCTGCTGGTCGGTAGCGGCGCCAATGTCACGATCGCCGAAGTCAGCTTCAGCGGCAACGCGGCGACTGGCGGCGCCGGCGGCAATGGCGGCGTCGCGCAGAACATTGCATCCGATCCGGTCAGTGGCGGCAATGGCGGCGCCGGCGGTGCGGCCAATAATGGCGCTGCCACCGGTGGCGGCGGCGCAGGCGGCCTCGGTGGCAACACCGGTACGCAGGGGACCGCCGGCACGACGGGATCATCCTTCGGCGATGGCGGCGGCGGCGGCGGCGGCTCCGGTACCCACAACAGCACGTCCTACACGTCAAACAACCCCGGCGGCGGCGGGAATGCCGGTGGCGGCGGTGGCAGGCCAGGCGGCGACGGCGTCGCCAACAACAACGGGTCGCAAGGCCCAGGCTCGGATGGCGGCTCAGGCGGCAATGGTGGCGCGGGACGTGGTGGCGCAGTCTATGTCGCCACCGGTGGTTCGCTGACGATCCTCGATTCCACGATTTCGGGCGTCTCCGTCACTGGTGGAACCGGTGGCAGTAACGGCGTCGGCCAGGGCCCCAGCTCGATCAACGGATCGCCTGGTCTGGCCGGGAGCGCCTCGGGCGCCGCGATCTATCTCAGCGGCGTCACGGCCAATATCGGCGTCTCCAGCGGGACGGTGACCTACGCCAACACGATCGGCGGCACCGGCCTGACCAGCGGCGGCGTGAGCACGGCGCTCAACAAGACCGGCGCGGGCACGCTGACCTTGTCCGGCGCCAATGACTTCATCGGCAACGTCAACATCAGCGGCGGTAGGCTGTCGATCAGTGCCACCGGCAACCTCGGCAACATAGCCAACGACCTGGTGCTCTCGAACGGCGGCGTGCTGGCTGTCACCGCTACGACCACGCTGGCGGCGGCGCGGACATTCAGCGTCACCGGTTCGGGCGGCATCGATGTGGCGGGCGGCACGACGACGACGGTGCAAGGCGTCATTTCGAACGGGACATCGGCCGGCAGCCTGGTCAAGACCGGAAACGGCACGCTGACGCTTTCGGGGGTCAATACCTATACCGGAACGACCTTCATCACCGCCGGCACCCTGACCATCACCGGTGGCCGGGCGATCAGTGACGCCGGTCGCATCGAGATCGCCAGCGGCGCGACCCTCGATGTCGCGCAGAGCGAGACGATTGGCTTCCTTTCGGGAGCTTCGGGCGCGCAGGTCATCATCGCCAACGGCCAGACGCTGACGACCGAGGACAACACCGGATCGGTCTTTGCCGGGACGATCTCCGGGGCGGGCAGCCTCAACCAGAACTTCGCCGGCACGACGGCAATTTCGGGCACCAGCACCTATACAGGTCCGACATCCGTGACTGTCGGAACGCTGGTGGTGAACGGCTCTATCGCCTCATCCTCCAGCTTGACTGTCAATGCGGGCGCCACGCTCGGTGGCTCCGGCCAGGTCCCCGGCACCACGATTTACGGCACGCTCGCGCCAGGCAATTCGCCGGGCACGATCACGGTCAATGGCAACCTGACGCTGGGTGCGGGCTCGACCTACATTGCCGAAGTGCAGGGCGCGGTCTCCGACCGGGTCAACGTCACCGGCACGGCAACCCTTGCGGGTACGCTGCGGATCGTGCCGCTGGGAGGCCCCTATACCTTCAACAGCGCCTATACCCTGCTCTCGGCGGCGGGCGGCCGCAGCGGCACGTTCGGCACGACCGATGTCACCTCGTCCTTCGGCGACGGCGTCACCAGCGCGGTAAGCTACACCGCCAATGACGTGCTCCTGACACTGACGCCCAAAGCGATGACGACGCTCGGCGTCACGGCTCCGCTGAACGCCTATGCGGTGGCCGCCGGGCTCGATCGGGCGGTCGCGGGCGGGGCCGATCCGTCGGCTTTGTTCGGCATCTACAACCTGCCGGCCGCGGCGATCCCCGGGGCGGTGAACCAGCTTTCGGGCGAGGCGCATACGGCGGCCCCGGCGATGGCGGTCTCTGCCGCCGACCAGTTCCTGCGTGCGATGCTCGATCCCTTCGCAGCGGGCCGTGGCAGCGCGGGGGCTGCTCCTGGCGAAGCCTCGTTCTCCGGCCTCGTCCGCAAGGGCGCCGACGCACCGACCGCGCCGGCTTTCCTCGATCCGCCGCCATACACCGTCTGGGGCGCGGCCTTCGGCTCGGTTGGCCGCACCGACGGCAGCGCGCGCGTCGGCTCGGCCAAGCGCGATCTCGACGATGCCCATCTCGCCGTCGGCGCCGATGTCAGGATCATGCCCGGCACGGTCGCGGGTTTTGCGGTCTCCGGCGGCAGCGCCCGCTCCTCGCTGTCCGGCGGGCTCGGCAAGGCCGAGGCCGATGTCTTCCAGGCCGGCCTCTACGGCACGACCCGGCTCGGGCCGGTCAATCTTGCCGCCGCCTTCGGCTATGGCCGGCTCGAGAACGAGATCAAGCGCGCGATCCCGGTGCTCGGCAGCGCATTGTCCTCGTCCTATGCCACCACCGCCTGGAGCGGCCGGCTGCAGGCGAGCGCCGCGGTGCTGTCCTGGAACGGCCTGACCTTCTCGCCGCTGGCGGCGCTGCAGGCGATCCAGGCGCGCAGCCCGGCCCTGACCGAAGCGAACTGGGCCGGCGCCAATGCCGGCGCACTCACCCTCGCCCGGCGCAACGACATCACCTCGCGCAGCGAGCTTGGCCTGCAGCTCGACTATGCCAGCGGCCTCAACGGGCTGCCGGTCGCGGGCTATCTCCGGGCGAGCTGGGCGCATTACTACCAGCGCGATGCCGGCCTCTCCGCCTCGATTGCCGGCCTGACCGGCGCAGGCTTTGCGGTCGAAGGCGCAAGGCCCGCCCGCAACAGCGCGCTGCTCGCCGCCGGGCTCGACCTCAAGCTCAGCCCCTCCGTCACGCTCGGCGCCCGCCTCGACGGCGAGCTCTCCGGCTCCACAAACCGCCTCGGCGGCCAGGCTCAGATCAGGGTGAGCTTCTGA
- a CDS encoding Gfo/Idh/MocA family protein yields the protein MNARIRLGMVGGGEGAFIGAVHRMAARLDGEYELLAGALSATPEKAQRSGLALGLDPARVYADFEAMAGAEARRRDGIEAVAIVTPNHMHAPAALAFLKRGIHVICDKPLATSLKQAQSLKAATDRAGVVFAVTYNYSGYAMVRHARAMVAAGEIGRIRVVQVEYPQEWLTEALEQTGQKQAEWRTDPARSGAGGSIGDIGTHAFHLAGFVSGLAVSEISAELTSFVAGRRLDDNVQVMLRYENGARGSLWASQVAPGNENGLRLRIYGDKGGLEWAQEQPDQLKWSPFGEVQRIVTRGSGGANAAAQRVTRVPAGHPEGYLEAFATIYREAAAAIRARQAGQPVPNDCAFPTLEDGLQGMAFIEAAVASSKANARWTKLKG from the coding sequence ATGAATGCGCGAATCCGGCTCGGCATGGTGGGCGGCGGCGAGGGCGCATTCATCGGTGCGGTGCACCGCATGGCGGCGCGTCTCGACGGCGAATACGAGCTTCTCGCCGGGGCGCTCTCCGCCACGCCCGAAAAGGCCCAGCGCTCGGGTCTTGCGCTCGGTCTCGACCCGGCGCGGGTCTATGCCGATTTCGAGGCGATGGCGGGGGCCGAAGCGCGGCGTCGCGACGGCATCGAAGCCGTGGCCATCGTCACACCGAACCACATGCACGCTCCCGCCGCGCTCGCCTTCCTGAAGCGCGGCATCCATGTGATCTGCGACAAGCCGCTGGCGACGAGCCTCAAGCAGGCGCAAAGCCTGAAGGCGGCGACGGACCGCGCCGGCGTGGTCTTCGCGGTGACCTATAACTATTCCGGCTATGCCATGGTTCGCCACGCCCGGGCGATGGTCGCAGCCGGCGAGATCGGCCGCATCCGGGTCGTCCAGGTCGAGTACCCGCAGGAGTGGTTGACGGAGGCGCTCGAACAGACCGGCCAGAAACAGGCGGAATGGCGCACCGATCCGGCACGCTCCGGCGCCGGCGGGTCGATCGGCGATATCGGCACCCACGCCTTTCATCTGGCGGGCTTCGTCTCGGGGCTCGCGGTGAGCGAGATCTCGGCCGAACTCACCAGTTTCGTGGCCGGCAGGCGCCTCGACGACAATGTCCAGGTCATGCTGCGCTATGAGAACGGTGCGCGCGGCAGCCTCTGGGCGAGCCAGGTCGCGCCGGGCAATGAGAACGGCCTGCGCCTGCGCATCTATGGCGACAAGGGCGGGCTCGAATGGGCACAGGAACAGCCCGATCAGCTGAAATGGTCCCCCTTCGGCGAGGTGCAGCGCATCGTCACGCGCGGCTCAGGCGGCGCCAATGCGGCAGCGCAACGTGTCACCCGCGTCCCCGCCGGGCACCCCGAAGGCTATCTCGAAGCCTTCGCCACGATCTACCGGGAGGCCGCCGCAGCCATCCGGGCGCGTCAGGCCGGACAACCCGTCCCCAATGACTGCGCGTTCCCGACGCTTGAAGACGGGCTCCAGGGCATGGCCTTCATCGAGGCCGCGGTCGCCTCATCGAAGGCAAACGCGCGATGGACGAAACTGAAGGGCTGA
- a CDS encoding patatin-like phospholipase family protein: MPKRPPFERIALLLQGGGALGSYQAGVYQALAEAELHPDWVAGISIGAINSALIAGNPPEKRVDALRSFWEAVTAPLPGFPAMVSSMMGAMVGNGDLAHGWLNQTRAFSTLMGGAPDFFSPRPIPPFLSAAGGAAAESFYDVSPLKLTLERLVDFDRINAGPMRFSVGAVNVRTGNFAYFDTATHVIAAEHVMASGALPPGFPAVEIDGESYWDGGLVSNTPLQWVLDSRPRQDTLAFQVDLWSAKGEFPTDLASQDSRLKDIRFSSRTRAATDQFRKNQSLRRALRQLIEHVPKAALANADPDVLALIAEADDKIHNIVHLIYRSKSYEGSSKDYEFSRATMEEHWASGYEDASLTLSYPEVLRPAETPDGVATFDLAELAMRKRS; this comes from the coding sequence ATGCCCAAACGCCCACCGTTCGAGCGTATCGCGCTGCTTCTGCAAGGCGGAGGAGCGCTCGGATCGTATCAGGCCGGGGTCTACCAGGCCCTGGCCGAAGCCGAACTGCATCCTGACTGGGTTGCGGGCATCTCGATCGGCGCGATCAATTCCGCGCTGATCGCCGGCAATCCGCCGGAGAAGCGCGTGGATGCGCTGCGCAGCTTCTGGGAGGCGGTTACCGCGCCGCTGCCGGGTTTCCCTGCGATGGTCTCGTCCATGATGGGGGCGATGGTGGGGAACGGCGATCTCGCTCATGGCTGGCTCAACCAGACGCGCGCCTTTTCCACGCTGATGGGCGGCGCGCCGGACTTCTTCAGCCCGCGCCCGATCCCGCCCTTCCTGTCTGCGGCCGGCGGAGCCGCCGCAGAGAGCTTCTACGATGTCAGCCCGCTCAAGCTGACGCTGGAGCGGCTCGTCGATTTCGATCGCATCAATGCCGGCCCGATGCGTTTCAGCGTGGGAGCCGTGAATGTGAGAACCGGCAATTTCGCCTATTTCGATACGGCGACCCATGTCATCGCGGCCGAGCATGTGATGGCCAGTGGGGCCTTGCCGCCGGGTTTTCCGGCGGTAGAGATCGACGGCGAGAGCTACTGGGATGGCGGACTTGTTTCCAACACTCCGCTGCAATGGGTTCTGGACAGCCGGCCGCGCCAGGACACGCTCGCCTTTCAGGTCGACCTGTGGAGTGCGAAGGGCGAGTTTCCCACGGATCTGGCCAGCCAGGATTCGCGCTTGAAGGATATTCGCTTCTCAAGCCGGACCCGTGCAGCGACCGACCAGTTCCGGAAGAACCAGAGCCTGCGGCGCGCGCTGCGGCAGCTGATCGAACACGTTCCGAAAGCGGCATTGGCCAACGCCGATCCTGACGTTCTCGCGTTGATCGCCGAAGCCGACGACAAGATCCACAACATCGTCCACCTGATCTACCGCTCCAAGAGCTATGAGGGTTCCTCCAAGGACTACGAGTTTTCGCGCGCGACGATGGAAGAGCACTGGGCCTCGGGCTACGAAGACGCGTCCCTCACCCTGAGCTATCCCGAGGTGCTTCGGCCCGCGGAGACGCCCGATGGCGTCGCCACCTTCGATCTGGCTGAGCTCGCGATGCGAAAGCGCAGTTAG
- a CDS encoding acetoacetate decarboxylase — translation MKIADVRANAFAMPLNNPAYPKPPYKFYNREFVVINYQTDPERLRAFVPEPLEVIGDTVAYEFIRMPDSTGFGDYTETGQVIPVRFTTASGEVQEGGYVHAMYLDDNSPIAGGREIWGFPKKLATPKLMHQQETLVGTLHYGSVLCATATMGYKHRELDLAPLAKAMAKPAFMIKIIPHVDGSPRICELVRYYMEDVTLKGAWSGPAALQLFEHAMCDVARLPVHEVVSASHYIADLTLGLGEVVFDYLATGEAKA, via the coding sequence ATGAAGATCGCCGATGTGCGCGCCAATGCTTTCGCTATGCCACTTAACAACCCCGCCTACCCGAAGCCGCCCTACAAATTCTACAATCGCGAATTCGTCGTCATCAACTACCAGACGGATCCCGAACGGCTGCGCGCCTTCGTGCCCGAGCCTCTGGAGGTCATCGGCGATACCGTGGCCTATGAGTTCATCCGCATGCCGGATTCGACCGGCTTCGGCGACTATACCGAGACCGGGCAGGTCATCCCGGTGCGCTTCACCACCGCGTCGGGCGAGGTCCAGGAAGGCGGCTATGTCCATGCCATGTATCTCGACGACAATTCACCCATTGCCGGCGGGCGCGAGATCTGGGGCTTTCCGAAGAAACTGGCGACGCCGAAGCTGATGCATCAGCAGGAGACGCTCGTCGGCACCCTGCATTACGGCTCGGTCCTCTGCGCGACCGCCACCATGGGCTACAAGCATCGCGAGCTCGATCTGGCGCCGCTTGCCAAGGCCATGGCCAAGCCCGCCTTCATGATCAAGATCATCCCCCATGTCGACGGCTCGCCGCGCATCTGCGAGCTGGTGCGCTACTACATGGAGGACGTGACGTTGAAGGGGGCCTGGTCCGGCCCCGCCGCCCTGCAGCTCTTCGAGCATGCGATGTGTGACGTGGCGCGGCTGCCCGTCCACGAAGTGGTCTCGGCGAGCCACTACATTGCCGATCTGACGCTGGGTCTCGGTGAGGTCGTGTTTGACTACCTCGCGACCGGCGAAGCCAAGGCCTGA
- a CDS encoding VOC family protein produces MLTLDHLTVIAPTLVEGVCHVRTCLDLDVPFGQRHGYMGTYNHLLQLGGAVYLEIVALDPDAQGPGRARWFGLDNPGAVKADWDAGRRLRGWVARTNAIDLVLQGREDIFGRKVSLPWTAPSFDFAIPDDGTLPLGGAAPSLIDRRGKPRAMSAIADLGARLRSFTLEHRDAVALSALYEEIGIDRPPVIIPGDDLRYRALIETPAGVKELS; encoded by the coding sequence ATGCTGACGCTCGACCATCTCACCGTGATTGCGCCGACTCTGGTCGAAGGCGTCTGCCATGTTCGAACCTGCCTCGACCTCGATGTCCCGTTCGGACAGCGGCATGGCTATATGGGCACCTATAATCACCTGCTGCAGCTCGGCGGGGCCGTCTATCTGGAAATCGTCGCGCTCGACCCGGATGCGCAAGGGCCGGGGCGCGCACGCTGGTTCGGCCTCGACAATCCCGGAGCGGTGAAAGCCGATTGGGATGCGGGGCGCCGCTTGCGCGGCTGGGTCGCACGAACCAACGCCATCGACCTTGTCCTTCAAGGACGCGAAGACATCTTTGGGCGAAAGGTCTCGCTGCCATGGACCGCCCCCTCCTTTGACTTCGCCATCCCCGATGACGGCACCCTGCCCCTCGGCGGAGCGGCTCCCTCTCTCATCGACCGGCGCGGCAAGCCGCGCGCCATGTCTGCGATTGCGGATCTGGGCGCACGGCTGCGCTCGTTCACGCTCGAACACCGTGACGCCGTCGCCCTCTCCGCGCTCTATGAGGAAATCGGGATCGACCGTCCGCCTGTCATCATACCTGGCGATGATCTGCGCTATCGCGCGCTGATCGAAACGCCGGCCGGCGTGAAGGAACTGTCCTGA